GAGAAGGGCAGTAGTGTGTGAAGGACTTGGTACCTGTTGCTTTCTCCTGATGCCAGGCCACTGGGGAAACCAGCCCCGCTGAAGTGTGCAGTGCAGGCTTCTAGCTCATGACCCAGGTGAGTCACCTcttctgggggggggtggggggggtgcttcTCTATACCAGTGCCCGGTTCCAGGGGAAGAAGATGTAGGTATGTGCCAGGCTGTGTGTGTCCAGTGAGGCAGGAGGCAAAACACGGGTGATCTTGGTATCAGCACCTCCTGACGCCTACGACTTCTTCCCTATGGCCTTCCTGGGGAGTCCCCAGTTTCCACACGCCTTCCTGGGGGAGTCCCCAGCTTCCCCATGACCTTCCTGGGGGAGTCCCCAGCTTCCCCATGGCCTTTCTGGGGAGCCTACAGTAATGAGTGCCCGATGGGCAATCTGACCCCAGGATTACATACAAAGTGCTACAAACTGGTTCCTTACACCTCGTCACAGCGGCTGGAATCCAAGGCCCTTTGAGGCCCTCTGAGGCCCTGTGAGGCCCTGGGCTCTCTAACTGGATTTTCAGCTTCGCTCCAACTTTCTGGGTCCCATGGTGAAGTAAGAAGTGTCAGCTGATGGTCTGCAGATCTGCAAGAGAGCGAATAGAATCACAGGGCTTGTCACCCTTCCCAAATCCTAGCATCTCTGTTTCCTCCAATAGGTCCCGCCTCTTCTacctttttatctatttcacttcCAAACCCACTGTAATATAATATCCTCCCCCCCCAGATACATaattctttcttattattttgcaCTATTTTGCCTTCATAAGCTAATGTCCCTCCAGGCGTTTTCCTGGCTCTGGGTGGACATCTCCAACCTGACTTCAGTGAGAGAAACCTAATacttataatgataataatggctgatatttattgagaacttgaTATGTGGTAGGCTCTGCCTGTTAGGAGTACTTTACCTGGGCAGGGCCGTGGTCTGAACACTTGTTTAGTGTATATACTTATTTAGGTACATAGTATCATTCTCATTTGACCAATGGGGAAACCCAAGTACAGAGGGGTCAGATAACTTCCACAAGTAACAGTCTTTTCCAGAGCCTGCATTCTGAGCTACGGGGCTACAACGGCTGTCTCCTAAAAACCAAAGCAGACCAGACGCTGTGGCGCTGCGGCCGAGCTCCCTTTCTCCCTGgccgcccccccgcctcccccatgCCCTCCCCATAGCTCACAGCGCATGACTGCTTCCTTGACTTGGCGAAAGCCTCTATCGGGGCCCCGGCCATCCACGAAGTACATGAACCGGAGCTCAGCAGGGTAGGCGGCTCTGGTGAGGCCCGACATCAGCGGGATGGTGCGGCCCTCCGCCCCAGGGGCCTCGCTCAGGGCCTGCAGCATCTGGTACCTGCACCACGGGTCCTGCAGGAAGCCTGGGGTGATGAGCAGCACCCGGCAGTGACTGCTACTCAGGGCCTGGCACAACTCAGACACGATGGCGCCGCCTGGGGTCGCATCCCGAAGCTGCAGGAAGCAGCGCAGGCTGGCGGTGCTGCCCTCCAGGTAGGAGACCAGCTCCTGGGCGGCCTCCAGGTCCTCCTCACTGTGGCACACGCAGACGTCGTAGTCCTTGCTCCAGcggccgctgctgctgctgctgctgctgctggcacCCACATGTGTGGGCGAGGGGGTGCGAGACAAGGCTGAGCTgaggcccaggggtggggggtcGTCCCGGGAGCTCGGCTGTGAAACGTCCCTGGAGGTGCTCTCTGCAGAGTCCGGCAGCTTCCTGGGCTTCGACAGGGCCTGCCTGAACCAGTCTGTGGGGCAGAGAAACGCTGCTCAGGCCGGGTAGTCTCACCAGACTGCGCGTCCTCATGGCCCTGCACAGAGGACCCCACACCTGGCAGGTCCGCCCATCGCCCCCCATGGGCAGACCATGCCACCCGACTGTCAGAGACCTACCGCTCTGCTCTTTGGTACATCCTTCAGGACTTGCCTTGAAGGTCCCATCATCTTTAAAGGTTTGGGGAAGTCATAAAAACTCTGGCTGTTTTATGAGTCGTGAGCACGTACCATACAGCATACTGGCTATAGTTAATAATCCTGTGCTCcctatttgaaagttgccaagagcgGAAGCcttcaaagttctcatcacaagaaaataagTTCTGTAATTATGTatggtaatggatgttaactaggtCTTggggtgatcatttcacaaaatatacaaatgttgaatcatattgtactgctgaaactaatataatgtatgtcaattatacttcaatgattaaataaacaacaacagaacaaagaaaggaaagaactgaCTTTCACCAGCCTGATTAGGAAAGATGTCTTTGCCCTATTCCAGGCCCTTTGATTTCTGGTACTGTCAGCTCACTCTACCCTAAACTTCCCACTCGTAGTGACTAGCCAACCATCCGCTAGTCTGTAAGTAGAGCTATGTTAAGCTGGTCAGGATTAATCAATTCCCAAACCCACTTTCTGCAGTGAGGGGAAGTGGATTTAGATTAAGGTGGGCTACCCATtatgggagggaaagaggggagggaTTGGCATCTGTCTGGCCCCAGGAAATCCCAGATTGTTGCTAAATGGTAAAACAAAAGCATGGAAGAGGGTTACTGCTCAGAGCACCTGAAGAGCGGAGCCTAGTGATTCGCAACTTAGACTTTGCAGCCAGGCATAGATCTGATTGTAGACCTGCAGCTTGCTTGCTGtatgaccttaagcaagtcaGTCTATGTCtaccatttcctcatctgtaacacagGTTCATTTTAATTGTTGCTGAAGATTAACTGAGATAATGCCGTGTCTGGTATACTGTTAAGTATTCCATAATGAGACCAGCTCAGCTTCCCCAGCTTTTGATAAGGACAGAAAGTTTAGTGTTCTGGAGattaatttgttttcttactcTGCTTGGCTCCTTCCTCTAAATGGTTCGGAAAGACTTCCATGACAAGAAACACAATGCTAAGTGCTCTGCACCACGGTTTCCAGGTTAGGAAAATTAGCTGAGCATGCATGGAAAAGCTGTGAGCCCAAAGGACTGAAGGTTCTATGATGCGTGCCTCTCTCCTCACTCACTGCAAAGCATCTGGGCTCTGAGGTCAAGGCCGGAGCCCAGGAGCCCACCATCGTCAGCCTCCCTGCATCTCCTGCTGCGTGTGGGCCAGGCAGCCCTCCCACCTCGCCAACAAGAACGCAGAGGAGTACACTCACAGCTGTGAACAAGAGTGGAATTAGGAGTCGGCTTCCACTCACCAGCCATCTTGCCCAGAGGCTTCTTGGACCGGGAGCGAGGAGCTGAGAAGGAGGATGATGATGCCATAGTATGGGGCTCAAAACTAACCCCATGAGACCAGGCATTGGTAAagtgagagaagggaggggactCAGTCGTGACCTTATGGAACAGCCATCctataagagacagagagaaaggatcACAAAAATTGTACTTACCTTACTCTCAGTCCCAGTGTGTGGGCTCTAGATGTTCTCTCCTAATGCCTGAGAGAGGCTCAGTCCCTCTACTGGTCTTTGATCCCTATCCCACATCTACCACTGGATTGGATCAGGCTTCCAGAAAAACCCAGATCTGTGGAGAGTGGCGAGACAGAGTGGGAGCCCAGCGTGAGCAGTTGAGTGACTGTCCCCCACTGCACCCGGCCAGGAGCACACCCTGGGGTTCTGGGGCAGGGCAGCTGGCCGGAAGCTCTGGATAAGGACTTCCAgtgtgggaggagggggggaaCCATGGCGGCGGAGTAGGAGGGCCGTGGGCTCACCAAGTGCCCCGAACTCAGCTAGAGAAAAtcgctaccatacgatccagcaattgcactactgggtatttaccccaaagatacaaatgtagggatccgaaggggtatgtgcaccccaatgtttatagcaatgtccacaatagccaaactgtggaaagagcccagatgtccatcaacagatgaatggataaagaggatgtggtatatatatataatggaatattatgcagccatcaaaaggaataagatcttgccatttgcaacgacgtggatggaactggagggtatgatgctgagtgaaataagtcaatcagagaaagacatgtatcatatgacctcactgatatgaagaattcttaatctcaggaaacaaactgagggttgctggagtggtgtggggtgggagggatggggtgactgggtgatagacactggggagggtatgtgctatggtgagtgctgtgaattgtgtaagactgttgagtcacggacctgtacctctgaaacaaataatacattatatgttaaaaaaaaagaagaagatagcaggaggggaagaatgaagggggggaatcggagggggagatgaaccctgagagacgatggactctgagaaacaaactgagggttctagaggggagggggctggggggatgtgttagcctggtgatgggtattaaggagggcacgttctgcatggagcactgggtgttgtacgcaaacaatgaatcgtggaacactacatcaaaaactaatgatgtaatgtatggtgattaacgtaacataaaaaaaaacaaaaaaaaaaactctcaaatcACCCTAAATACCCGCAGAAACCGACCGGAatactggcagaacaaactccacaactaaagggagagaagaagccacaccgaagaaggtaggaagtgcggaGACCTGGCATGGGGGAGAAACGGCTCCTGGCTGCtgcggagcggggcggggggcggggggcggtggcGAAGGGCTGAGAGAGAGGAGCGCACAGGAGATATGCACAGGAGAACGGTTTACCCAAAGCCAGTGGCTTGGAAGGCGAGAGGGGCTGAAATTTGTGAGATTTTGCAACTAgcggggcttaaagcctggagttttaaaagatTGGAGgacttggctgggatagagccctgagggtactgccctgctcctggagagaaggcggGCAAGCAACTGGGGGCAGATTATTCACTCTCCGGAGAGGCAGAGACACctttccaggaacaaaggagttgGCCAGCACCATTTCCCAGAAACAGAGCCACCAGCAAGAGGCAGCTCTGGgggacactggctgcctaaccagCTTACACCACGCCCTGGCCCCGGCACTCTGGTGGGACTGCCCCTCTCCATCAAGCTCTGGTCTCGGTCCCGGCCCAGTCTGTCTCATTCGCAGAGCAGTGGCCCCCTCCGCCAGAAGACCCAAcccaaacccctgcccacaccacgtCTCCTGACCGAAGTGTTCTGCAGGGCTTCGGCTCCAGTGGAAGGACTCATCAGGTCACATTTAACAAGCaaaccagagcacacctagttaaaactcgccacattcaggccagggaccaaacactgctcaCTGccggcaaggagagcctctgcagacaactggcaGAAGGACAGGGCAGCCAGAACACAGcagcagagcacatgcagcacATGCCAGAGACACTAACTGAAGTGCCAGGCCCGGGGCACTGCATgagctcttcttcataaggccgtTGCCTTCTGGAGCAGAAGACgcaactggcttttctaacacagagaagaaggcagagatttaGACAAAATGCGCACATGGAGGAATTTAcaccaaatgaaagaacaaaataaggccACGGCCAGAAATCCAAGAAAAACAGGTATAACTAGCCTGTCTAATAGAGAATTTAGAGTAATACTCATAAGGCTGATCATTAGACTTGAGGAGACATTTAACTtcagggagacccttaccacagagttAAGAAATGGTTGTTGAGAGATAAAAACGGCAATAGATGAGACGGTAAACAGGTGTGATGCAATGACAACAGAgtggaagaagcaaaggaacaaattagtgacctagaaggtaagcaagctgaacaaaagagagaagaaaggattaCGCAAAacgagaatagacttagggaactcagtgactccatcaaacataataacattcatattatagggatcccagagggagaagagagagaaaagggggcagaaaatttatttgaagaaataatagctgaaaacttccctaatctgggtaaggaaacagatatccagatccaagaggcacagagaacccccaacaaaatcaacaaaagcagatccacaccaagacctATTATAATTAAACTGGCAAAATATAGTAGtaaggaaaaaatcttaaaagcagcaagacaaaagaagatggtTACTTATAAGGGTAAACCCGTAAGGCTAGCAGCCGATTTTTCAGCACAAACTCTCCAAGCCAGAaggcatgatctattcagagagctaagtgggaaaaatctgcagccaagaatactctatccagcaaggctaacattcaaaatagaaggaagaaCAGTTTCACAGACAAACAAGGACTTCCTGTGTCAATGCTGAAATCGGACCACAGTTGCTATTTGGACAAATAATTATGTATCCAGGTAGATGCTGAGCAgtagtgagagagcacatgcaagaaACCTTGGAAGACTTCCTCCGGTCTGCCTTCTGAGTAACTCCCTCCATCCACCTATCCGTCTTCCCACAGaaacacccctcccccccttcttcctttcccctctccctcagctgtCAACTCAGGGAGATAGAGTCACATAGTGGTAGAGTCTACAGACTCTACAAGCAGAGTGCCTGGATTCTCACCTCTTATTAATCGCGGCCTTTGGCAAGCTACTTAATCTTGCTAAGCTTCAGCTTCTCCAtctttgaaatggaaataaaactagAACCTCCTCAGCTTTATTGTGAAGACCACATGACATAATTTATGTAAAGTGGTAATGATTCGGCATATAATGTTCAGAAAATAGTGTGGGTTAGTACGTATTTAAAATAATCtagatcagggcacctgggtggctcagtcagttaagcgtctgccttcagctccagtcatgaccccagggtcctggaatcaagtcccgtgtcaggctccctgctcagcggggagcctgcttttccctctctctctgctctccccctgcttgtgttctctctctgtcaaataaataaaatcttaaaaaataataataaaataatctagaTATTGGAGGGATATATTATGTTCATGATTTAGAATACTCAGCATTGTAATTTTCCCCAAACTAATCTAAAGGTAAGTGTTATCCAAATTCTGgaatttggggcggggggggcagggatTGTCAGACTGcttctaaatttatatggaaatgcagagGACCAAGAATGTCTTCAATGGGCAGTTTGTTGTGTTTCCCTTCCACCACAATGACCAGGATACCCCTGATGGTGGAGGCTCTTTCAGCCTAGGTTTCTGGGAAGACAGTATGTGGAgcagagcccccccaccccctgatcCGAGGTGGGGCTGCAGCATTCGCATGTGAAGGGCTGGCAGAGAACTTGGCTCTCAAGCTGGAGCGGTGGGCAGAGCTGCTTGCTTTCTCACTCTGACCTGTCTGCAGAGGTCAAAACAGACCCCTGGGAACTCACAGAAAAACTACTTGTTTTGTGAAACACACAGTAATAAATTTCCAAGTTGAAAGGATGTTATTCAAGGTTGAGGATGAtgctttgttcactgctgaatgCTACACACCTTTATGCCAAGCCAGTGCCTATCAGACGAGTTACTGATGACTCATGAAACTATatcaaagttcaaaaaaaaaaaaaaaaaagaccttaaacCACTGCAGCCAGGGGGgcagaaagaagaagaggagtgGGCACAGGAACCAGAGACATCTTGAAAGAGAAGAGCAGTTCGCTGCTAAGCCAGCCAAGGAGACATTAAAAGGTGAACATTGTCATATATATGTGTTTCTTCTCCTACCTCATATTCTTCGGATTTCAGACAGTCTGAGTGGTGGGCTGAAGTTAAGGCAATGCCTGATAAGCAGTGATTTTGAAATCCTTTTCCAGGTCTGGGGTCGCTGTCCCTCGACATCTTCATTTCAACCATTCCAGATGCCCTTTCTCTCAGTAGCAGACATAATGTCTCCgggttttataaattatttaaatattttgtctattttgtcaattttgtcttaattttaaaattcattatttggCCTTGATATAAATTGGAGAATCATTTGATATTCTTAATGGTAGTTTAAAGGTTAGAAACTAACATAATACTTTAATCTTCTTAACAGATGTGGATTTAAAAGTTTCAGTTTCTCGTTTTAGGACATGACTTGCCCTTTTGGTCATACATGCTGATTTTTGGTAATTGCCTGTTTTCATTGCTTGGTTAAGAAGAAATCCAGTTGCCCAACAGCATATGCCACTGTAAGTGGGTTGGTATAAGCCCTTGGGACTATTGTTACGGAAATGtttaaatacaggaaaatattgcATCTTTGACATAGGATAATTGAGCAAGATCACAGATTAAGTTCCATTAACCCTATACACGGTCTACTTCTAGAATCTAAAACTCCACTGCACCTTCCTTGTTATCTTTCAGTTCCTGTGCAGCTGAAGCTATGAGACCATCACACTTAAATATACTTTAAACTTTACAAGATTTAGTACTAGTCATATATTGAGATAGAGGGGACATAGTTGTCAAACAGATGAGAAGATAATGAACCTAAATCTCCAAATGGAAGGTCTAATTACTAGCTCTGTTTAGTCTTGGATTTGTTGTGTGGCTTTAGGTACAGTCATTTTtccttgtgctttttaaaaattcataaagtaAAATGATACATACCTAAATACCTACTTTGTAGATAATTACAAAGACTTGATAGAAAATTAGTaaaagcttcttttaaaaaagcaacagcACGATACCTTTAGTGTTTTTTAGAATGCTTTTGCAGTATTACATGTAGGAATATACTATGTGAGGGAACTATTACAAGGTTTCACCGTACAAAATACAAAGTGTATTAAGTATTATCCAATACCTAACAGGTGtccaatctctttttttttttttaagattttatttatttatttgacagagagagaaagagatagcaagggcaggaacacaagcagggggagtgggatagggagaagcaggcctcctgcggagcaggcagcccaatgcggggctcgatcccaggatcccaggaccatgacctgagccgaaggcagacactttaacgactgagccacccaggtgcccctgtccaaTCTCTTTTATACAGGGAATGTACTGAAACTATGAAGACGTATGattagaatatgtattttatataattcatattACATTTCTGTTAAGCTGGAATCACTGTCTGTGGTGGACAAGTTAACGTCCCAtgaagatgtccacatcctaatcctcagaaccaGTGCTACCTTCCATGGCAGAAATGGACTTTGCAGATgagattaaggatcttgagatgtgAAGAGTATCCTGGATGACCTGAGAGGGCTCTatgtcatcacaagggtccttctaagaggcaggcaggggggtCAGGCTGAGAGGAGGAGGGACAACAGAAGCAGAGGTTGGTGTGATGTGggggaatgcaggcagcctctaaaagctggaaaaggcaagtaGATGGATTCTTCTCTGGAGCATCCAGAAGGAACATAGCCCTGCCAGTCCACTTTAGACTTCTGGCTGCCACAGCTGTAGGCTAATAAATGCCTGCTGtattaagccactaagtttttggTAACTGCTTAGAGAAACAGCAGGAAACTACTACACTATCTTTGATTATCTGTCATGCTAGTGAACGGAGGAAGCATTGAATCTGAGTGCTAAAGACTGGTCTGTTTAAAGGTTTAAATTGTTTGAAAGAGTTTTTCACTTCTTTGATGAATAAATTATCTTGACACTTGATTTTGACGTTAAGAACACTGGTTTCAAAGGTTAAGTTTTGCTTCTCAAACATTGCTAAGACACTTGTTGGGCAGGAGCGTTAGGACTTGCAGGACAGCGTCACTTAAAGTGCTCAATTGAATTGTTAATAGCTGGATAGATacaatactgtgttttttttctttcttttttttttttttaaagactttatttatttatttgacagagagagacagcgagagaaggaacacgagcaggggcagtgggagagggagaagcaggcttcccaccgagcagggatcccgatgcagggctcgatcccaggactctgggatcatgacctgagccgaaggcagacgcttaacgactgagccacccaggcgcccctgtattttttttttttaaagaagctttgGGAGGCATagctagataaaaaaaaaaatacctaagatCTTAAAGAAGAACAATGCTGAGAGCTTCCACCACcagaataataaagataaataataaaataataaagacttattataaagcatTATTTAAGGCAGCATGCTACTGTGCATGAGTCCACAGACAGATGGAAGAACAGGGTGtctagaaacagacccacattcggggcgcctgggtggctcagtcgttaagtgtctgccttcggctcaggtcatgatcccagggtcctgggatcgagccccacatcgggctccctgctcagcaggaagcctgcttctccctctcccactccccctgcttgtgttccctctctccctctgtctctctctgtcaaataaataaataaaatcttaagaaaaaaaaaaaggaaacagacccACATCCGTACAGTCTCCTGATCACAAGGCT
Above is a genomic segment from Halichoerus grypus chromosome 11, mHalGry1.hap1.1, whole genome shotgun sequence containing:
- the TIRAP gene encoding toll/interleukin-1 receptor domain-containing adapter protein produces the protein MASSSSFSAPRSRSKKPLGKMADWFRQALSKPRKLPDSAESTSRDVSQPSSRDDPPPLGLSSALSRTPSPTHVGASSSSSSSSGRWSKDYDVCVCHSEEDLEAAQELVSYLEGSTASLRCFLQLRDATPGGAIVSELCQALSSSHCRVLLITPGFLQDPWCRYQMLQALSEAPGAEGRTIPLMSGLTRAAYPAELRFMYFVDGRGPDRGFRQVKEAVMRYLQTIS